One Vicugna pacos chromosome 29, VicPac4, whole genome shotgun sequence DNA window includes the following coding sequences:
- the LOC102534236 gene encoding myelin P2 protein, with the protein MTNKFLGTWKLVSSEHFDDYMKALGVGLATRKLGNLARPRVIISKKGDIITIRTESTFKNTEISFKLGQEFEETTADNRKAKSIVTLSRGSLNQVQRWDGNETTIKRKLVDGKMVVECKMKDVVCTRIYEKV; encoded by the exons ATGACCAACAAATTCCTTGGCACCTGGAAACTTGTCTCCAGTGAGCACTTTGATGATTACATGAAAGCTCTGG GCGTGGGATTAGCCACCAGAAAACTGGGAAATTTGGCCAGACCCAGAGTGATCATCAGCAAGAAAGGGGATATTATAACCATAAGAACAGAAAGTACCTTTAAAAATACAGAGATCTCCTTCAAGCTGGGCCAGGAATTCGAAGAAACCACAGCTGACAATAGGAAAGCAAAG AGCATTGTAACCTTGTCGAGAGGCTCGTTGAATCAAGTACAGAGATGGGATGGCAATGAGACAACAATAAAGAGAAAGTTGGTGGATGGAAAAATGGTAGTG GAATGTAAAATGAAGGACGTGGTCTGCACCAGAATTTATGAGAAGGTCTGA
- the LOC102533987 gene encoding fatty acid-binding protein 9, with translation MIEHFLGTWKLVSSENFEEYLKQLGMSVTDQNLAGLAKPRITISADKEKVNIKTESSFKNFEISFKLGEEFDETTADNRKVKSIIKLDGGSMIHVQKWLDKETTIKRRIVDGKMVVEYTMNNIISTRIYEKV, from the exons ATGATTGAGCACTTCTTGGGAACCTGGAAGCTGGTCTCCAGTGAAAACTTTGAGGAATACCTGAAACAACTGG GAATGAGTGTTACAGACCAGAACCTTGCAGGGTTAGCAAAGCCGAGAATCACTATTAGTGCTGACAAGGAGAAGGTTAACATCAAGACAGAAAGTTCTTTCAAGAACTTTGAGATCTCCTTCAAGCTGGGGGAAGAATTTGATGAAACCACAGCAGACAACCGCAAAGTGAAG AGCATCATAAAATTAGATGGTGGCTCAATGATTCATGTCCAAAAATGGCTTGACAAAGAGACCACAATCAAAAGACGAATTGTAGATGGCAAAATGGTAGTG GAATATACCATGAATAATATTATCAGCACTCGAATCTACGAAAAAGTGTGA